A stretch of the Acyrthosiphon pisum isolate AL4f chromosome A2, pea_aphid_22Mar2018_4r6ur, whole genome shotgun sequence genome encodes the following:
- the LOC100167821 gene encoding general vesicular transport factor p115 isoform X2 produces the protein MDYFKSGLKTVLGTPVVEDQPSGADIVERLVERVQNSTLLTDRRDACRALKALTRKYRVEVGAKGMDALCLVLQQDRADAEIASYALGTLGLIMHDKLYEEEEIPAVTAKDSDKLGERFTEIFIKKKENVGLVLDYLEEFDFHVRWPALQLLLQLLTNKAKDVQEMILVSPMGVSKLIDMLSDSREVIRNNSVLLLTLLTKSNANIQKILAFENAFDRLFYVIQEEGNADGGIVVQDCLNLMLTLLRNNISTQNFFKEGNFISRILPLLQLPLIDEWPIQRINNVHSVLQIIRTLVSPTNPAQATSSCQQAMYTSGILKALCDLLVAIGVPRNPLTEAIYTVAELIRGHNDNQSFLESVKSNENPPKDILLLLLYTMLSDKQPFDMRCAVLYVFQCYLYRNDFGKMKIIQKLLPLEKEVTETCISNLLCRGLFSKEPLNSWFSAVALSYALIDNPEGKEKLLNVKLSSNDNEPPTLLQQIVISIQTNDRAQFKIGYLMFLSTWFAHCSLAVESFLKINSGIPYFITQTNRLENEEIEEIVSGLSTFVMGICLAFNPDTVENFKKDSLRHLINKRIGVETFVDKLNDVSRNESYTRASKHPQPTAQDSNSLLLDYEFCKLFKMLEGMIMRALNTLPGQDDSEKLVTNQKQIEELNITVDCLKNELSEKTNRIEELCRLANDFRDDTDRIKTELFRLQENHMSLIQAYQMKENELESYRRLLEMHGIWNDNSAVNQQQEPMVSATVIAGGLPPLQQQQQPYVEGTTTHQQTLEESFRNDLNV, from the exons AtggattattttaaaagtggTTTAAAAACGGTGCTCGGTACGCCCGTCGTGGAAGACCAGCCGTCCGGTGCCGATATT GTTGAACGTTTGGTGGAACGAGTTCAAAATTCCACGTTGCTGACAGACAGACGTGATGCATGCAGGGCTCTCAAGGCCCTTACACGTAAATACCGCGTTGAAGTGGGTGCAAAAGGAATGGATGCCCTGTGCCTAGTGTTGCAGCAAGACCGCGCAGACGCTGAAATAGCTAGCTATGCTTTGGGCACGTTAGGACTAATTATGCATGATAAATTGTATGAAGAAGaag aaattccTGCTGTAACCGCAAAAGATTCGGATAAATTGGGTGAACGTTTCAcagaaatattcataaaaaaaaaagaaaatgttggATTGGTTTTGGATTATTTAGAGGAATTTGATTTTCACGTACGGTGGCCAGCTCTTCAGTTACTGTTACAATTGTTAACAAATaa GGCTAAGGACGTGCAAGAAATGATTTTGGTCAGCCCAATGGGAGTTTCCAAATTAATTGACATGTTGAGTGACAGCCGGGAAGTAATTCGAAATAAT TCTGTTCTGTTGTTAACACTATTGACAAAAAGCAATGCAAATATTCAAAAGATATTAGCTTTTGAAAATGCTTTTGATCGACTATTTTACGTTATACAAGAAGAAGGCAATGCAGATGGAGGAATTGTTGTCCAAGATTGTCTAAATTTAATGTTGACTCTATTAAGAAATAACATTTCGACACAAAATTTTTTCAAAGAAG gTAATTTTATATCGCGAATATTGCCCCTTTTGCAATTGCCCCTTATTGATGAATGGCCCATTCAGAGAATAAACAATGTACATTCAGTTCTTCAAATTATACGCACACTAGTATCACCAACCAATCCCGCTCAAGCTACTTCTTCATGCCAACAAGCCATGTACACATCTGGAATCCTAAAAGCATTATGTGACTTGTTGGTTGCGATTGGTGTGCCCCGAAATCCATTAACTGAAGCCATATATACTGTAGCAGAACTTATACGTGGGCACAACGATAATCAATCATTTCTTGAATCAGTAAAGTCCAATGAAAATCCTCCAAA ggatattctgttattattgttatatacaatGTTAAGCGACAAGCAGCCATTTGATATGCGTTGTGCGGTGTTGTACGTTTTCCAGTGTTACTTGTACAGAAATGATtttggaaaaatgaaaattattcaaaaactattaccATTGGAAAAAGAAG taactGAAACTTGCATCAGCAATCTTCTTTGTCGAGGTTTGTTCAGCAAGGAACCGTTGAACAGCTGGTTTTCAGCAGTAGCACTTTCATACGCTCTTATTGATAACCCAGAAGGTAAGGAAAAGCTGCTGAATGTCAAGTTGTCGTCCAATGATAATGAGCCACCTACATTACTGCAACAGATAGTTATTTCTATCCAAACA aaTGATAGAGCACAGTTTAAAATTGGCTATCTGATGTTTTTGTCTACTTGGTTTGCTCATTGTTCACTGGCTGTTGAAAGTTTCTTGAAAATTAACTCGGGCATCCCATACTTTATAACTCAG ACGAATCGTCTAGAGAACGAAGAGATCGAAGAAATTGTCAGCGGTCTGAGCACGTTCGTGATGGGTATATGCCTAGCGTTCAATCCTGACACGgtggaaaatttcaaaaaa GATAGCCTCAGGCATTTGATTAACAAACGGATAGGCGTGGAAACGTTCGTGGATAAATTAAACGATGTGTCTCGAAACGAATCGTACACCAGAGCCAGCAAACACCCGCAGCCAACGGCTCAAGACTCTAATTCTCTATTATTGGATTACGAGTTTtgcaaattgtttaaaatgctCGAAG GAATGATCATGAGAGCGCTGAACACGCTTCCCGGCCAGGACGATAGCGAAAAATTGGTAACCAATCAAAAACAAATCGAAGAGCTCAACATCACTGTGGACTGCCTGAAAAACGAATTGTCTGAGAAGACCAACCGGATTGAGGAACTGTGCAGGCTGGCTAATGATTTCCGGGACGACACGGATCGTATAAAAACCGAA TTGTTTAGACTCCAGGAAAATCACATGTCGCTCATACAAGCTTACCAGATGAAAGAAAATGAACTGGAATCGTACAGACGTTTACTAGAAATGCACGGAATTTGG
- the LOC100167821 gene encoding general vesicular transport factor p115 isoform X1, which produces MDYFKSGLKTVLGTPVVEDQPSGADIVERLVERVQNSTLLTDRRDACRALKALTRKYRVEVGAKGMDALCLVLQQDRADAEIASYALGTLGLIMHDKLYEEEEIPAVTAKDSDKLGERFTEIFIKKKENVGLVLDYLEEFDFHVRWPALQLLLQLLTNKAKDVQEMILVSPMGVSKLIDMLSDSREVIRNNSVLLLTLLTKSNANIQKILAFENAFDRLFYVIQEEGNADGGIVVQDCLNLMLTLLRNNISTQNFFKEGNFISRILPLLQLPLIDEWPIQRINNVHSVLQIIRTLVSPTNPAQATSSCQQAMYTSGILKALCDLLVAIGVPRNPLTEAIYTVAELIRGHNDNQSFLESVKSNENPPKDILLLLLYTMLSDKQPFDMRCAVLYVFQCYLYRNDFGKMKIIQKLLPLEKEVTETCISNLLCRGLFSKEPLNSWFSAVALSYALIDNPEGKEKLLNVKLSSNDNEPPTLLQQIVISIQTNDRAQFKIGYLMFLSTWFAHCSLAVESFLKINSGIPYFITQTNRLENEEIEEIVSGLSTFVMGICLAFNPDTVENFKKDSLRHLINKRIGVETFVDKLNDVSRNESYTRASKHPQPTAQDSNSLLLDYEFCKLFKMLEGMIMRALNTLPGQDDSEKLVTNQKQIEELNITVDCLKNELSEKTNRIEELCRLANDFRDDTDRIKTELFRLQENHMSLIQAYQMKENELESYRRLLEMHGIWQNDNSAVNQQQEPMVSATVIAGGLPPLQQQQQPYVEGTTTHQQTLEESFRNDLNV; this is translated from the exons AtggattattttaaaagtggTTTAAAAACGGTGCTCGGTACGCCCGTCGTGGAAGACCAGCCGTCCGGTGCCGATATT GTTGAACGTTTGGTGGAACGAGTTCAAAATTCCACGTTGCTGACAGACAGACGTGATGCATGCAGGGCTCTCAAGGCCCTTACACGTAAATACCGCGTTGAAGTGGGTGCAAAAGGAATGGATGCCCTGTGCCTAGTGTTGCAGCAAGACCGCGCAGACGCTGAAATAGCTAGCTATGCTTTGGGCACGTTAGGACTAATTATGCATGATAAATTGTATGAAGAAGaag aaattccTGCTGTAACCGCAAAAGATTCGGATAAATTGGGTGAACGTTTCAcagaaatattcataaaaaaaaaagaaaatgttggATTGGTTTTGGATTATTTAGAGGAATTTGATTTTCACGTACGGTGGCCAGCTCTTCAGTTACTGTTACAATTGTTAACAAATaa GGCTAAGGACGTGCAAGAAATGATTTTGGTCAGCCCAATGGGAGTTTCCAAATTAATTGACATGTTGAGTGACAGCCGGGAAGTAATTCGAAATAAT TCTGTTCTGTTGTTAACACTATTGACAAAAAGCAATGCAAATATTCAAAAGATATTAGCTTTTGAAAATGCTTTTGATCGACTATTTTACGTTATACAAGAAGAAGGCAATGCAGATGGAGGAATTGTTGTCCAAGATTGTCTAAATTTAATGTTGACTCTATTAAGAAATAACATTTCGACACAAAATTTTTTCAAAGAAG gTAATTTTATATCGCGAATATTGCCCCTTTTGCAATTGCCCCTTATTGATGAATGGCCCATTCAGAGAATAAACAATGTACATTCAGTTCTTCAAATTATACGCACACTAGTATCACCAACCAATCCCGCTCAAGCTACTTCTTCATGCCAACAAGCCATGTACACATCTGGAATCCTAAAAGCATTATGTGACTTGTTGGTTGCGATTGGTGTGCCCCGAAATCCATTAACTGAAGCCATATATACTGTAGCAGAACTTATACGTGGGCACAACGATAATCAATCATTTCTTGAATCAGTAAAGTCCAATGAAAATCCTCCAAA ggatattctgttattattgttatatacaatGTTAAGCGACAAGCAGCCATTTGATATGCGTTGTGCGGTGTTGTACGTTTTCCAGTGTTACTTGTACAGAAATGATtttggaaaaatgaaaattattcaaaaactattaccATTGGAAAAAGAAG taactGAAACTTGCATCAGCAATCTTCTTTGTCGAGGTTTGTTCAGCAAGGAACCGTTGAACAGCTGGTTTTCAGCAGTAGCACTTTCATACGCTCTTATTGATAACCCAGAAGGTAAGGAAAAGCTGCTGAATGTCAAGTTGTCGTCCAATGATAATGAGCCACCTACATTACTGCAACAGATAGTTATTTCTATCCAAACA aaTGATAGAGCACAGTTTAAAATTGGCTATCTGATGTTTTTGTCTACTTGGTTTGCTCATTGTTCACTGGCTGTTGAAAGTTTCTTGAAAATTAACTCGGGCATCCCATACTTTATAACTCAG ACGAATCGTCTAGAGAACGAAGAGATCGAAGAAATTGTCAGCGGTCTGAGCACGTTCGTGATGGGTATATGCCTAGCGTTCAATCCTGACACGgtggaaaatttcaaaaaa GATAGCCTCAGGCATTTGATTAACAAACGGATAGGCGTGGAAACGTTCGTGGATAAATTAAACGATGTGTCTCGAAACGAATCGTACACCAGAGCCAGCAAACACCCGCAGCCAACGGCTCAAGACTCTAATTCTCTATTATTGGATTACGAGTTTtgcaaattgtttaaaatgctCGAAG GAATGATCATGAGAGCGCTGAACACGCTTCCCGGCCAGGACGATAGCGAAAAATTGGTAACCAATCAAAAACAAATCGAAGAGCTCAACATCACTGTGGACTGCCTGAAAAACGAATTGTCTGAGAAGACCAACCGGATTGAGGAACTGTGCAGGCTGGCTAATGATTTCCGGGACGACACGGATCGTATAAAAACCGAA TTGTTTAGACTCCAGGAAAATCACATGTCGCTCATACAAGCTTACCAGATGAAAGAAAATGAACTGGAATCGTACAGACGTTTACTAGAAATGCACGGAATTTGG
- the LOC100165793 gene encoding conserved oligomeric Golgi complex subunit 2: MDSDNISPMFDMQTFSKESFSVDEFLTENRNKMTLENMRVEMGIFLKDLRNKMINSLNDDCDKYFHLSRGLIGIDQQLATLKPELSLLSNSVNEAKNNLENTLCYLDNEIQLNKKLCEDKQAFHAIIKVQKSLEKLDELLLDKNDCNIIILTRAVAEYNQLTSSMTKCSDILKTVHLTKKTMLNDLLMSKLNEAFVSSVSTNANVVKCFLELYLSLGRTTHAEDVCKTEVVTPAMKSILNENYLRSCKDGLKDLYSQCYELLQVDLKHLLQAAEEQNNVSDKFCKFNFVSKSFWPVIFDQVKKNLQCIYNFREPDIFIKNYKVTFNEFMKHLIELSVSQHESEPLHKVQSWADFKKCWNLPIYYQYRFQEIGFCAENVMSHESYESCSDKTFKLKVTKAVWDSMCSCLDPNIFIHELSHRFFKLILQLISRYQTWAEDANVKSKTDLKNFSTRIKFLEDLESDLNIFYFKLNDIYLMFEELLRTKVPADILELQKSSIVNDNLNTLIKHLSKCKVQSVTDEAMSHVIRVTDVPRLFRHTNRDYPNEPCAYMKSIVVTLKTLQNKNCKKQVLDHIVTQYVAYVDDVMKAIKKTEESLRKLKKIRDPNYKVNSDDDKIRSQLTLDIDYLLLAVSKHCFLNLYIYIYIYYIHFFIKCVSF, translated from the exons atggATTCCGACAACATTTCTCCGATGTTTGATATGCAGACATTCTCTAAG GAATCATTTTCTGTTGATGAATTTTTAACAGAAAATCGTAATAAAATGACATTAGAAAACATGCGAGTTGAAATGGGCATTTTCCTCAAAGACCTAcgcaataaaatgataaattcacTCAATGATGATTGtgacaaatattttcatttatctaGGGGTTTAATTGGTATTGACCAGCAATTAGCAACCTTAAAACCAGAATTGAGTTTGTTAAGTAACTCTGTTAAT gAAGCTAAAAACAATTTGGAgaatacattatgttatttggataatgaaatacaattaaataaaaaactgtgtGAAGACAAACAGGCATTTCATGCCattataaaagttcaaaaatctTTAGAAAAATTAGATGAATTATTATTggataaaaatgattgtaatataataattttaactcgaGCTGTGGCTGAATATAATCAGCTTACATCAAGTATGACAAAATGTAGTGATATATTGAAAACTGTGCATTTGACG aaaaaaacaatgttgAATGATTTATTGATGAGCAAATTAAATGAAGCCTTTGTGTCTTCAGTGTCAACAAATGCAAATGTGGTGAAGTGTTttcttgaattatatttatctttggGTAGAACAACACATGCTGAAGATGTATGTAAGACCGAAGTTGTGACTCCAGCAATGAAATCTATActgaatgaaaattatttacggAGTTGTAAAGATGGTTTAAAAGATTTATACAGCCAGTGTTATGAATTACTTCAAGTAGATTTGAAACATTTGCTTCAAGCTGCAGAAGAACAAAATAATGT aaGTGATAAGTTTTGCAAGTtcaattttgtttcaaaaagcTTTTGGCCTGTTATCTTTGATCAAGTAAAAAAGAATTTGCAATGCATCTATAACTTCAGAGAACCTgatattttcataaaa aattataaagTAACATTTAATGAATTCATGAAACATTTGATTGAATTATCTGTTTCACAACATGAAAGTGAGCCATTACATAAAGTACAAAGTTGGgctgattttaaaaaatgctgGAATTTGccaatttattatcaatatcg GTTTCAAGAGATTGGATTTTGTGCTGAAAATGTTATGAGCCACGAAAGTTATGAGTCATGTAGTGATAAAACGTTTAAACTTAAAGTCACAAAAGCAGTATGGGATTCTATGTGTTCTTGTCTAGATCCAAATATCTTCATACATGAATTGAGCCACAg atttttcaaattaatattacagttaATATCTAGATATCAGACTTGGGCAGAAGATGCTAATGTCAAATCTAAGACTGATTTAAAAAACTTTAGCACTCGTATTAAATTTCTTGAGGATTTGGAaagtgatttaaatatattttattttaaattaaatgatatatatcTCATGTTTGAAGAATTGTTACGTACAAAGGTACCTGCTGATATTTTAGAATTACAAAAAA GTAGTATTGTAAATGACAATTTAAACACTttgattaaacatttaagtaaATGCAAAGTGCAATCTGTGACTGATGAAGCCATGTCTCATGTAATAAGAGTAACTGATGTACCAAGGTTGTTCAGACACACAAATCGAGATTATCCAAATGAACCATGTGCTTACATGAAATCAATTGTggtaacattaaaaacattacagaataaaaattgtaaaaaacaagTATTAGATCATATAGTAACACA atatgtaGCTTATGTTGATGATGTTAtgaaagcaataaaaaaaacggaAGAAAGCTTAAGAAAACTGAAAAAGATTAGAGATCCAAACTACAAAGTTAATTCTGATGATGATAAAATTCGTTCCCAGCTAACACTGGATATAGATTACTTGTTACTGGCTGTAAGTAAACactgttttttaaatttgtatatatatatatatatatattatatacattttttcattaagtgtgtcagtttttaa
- the LOC100167821 gene encoding general vesicular transport factor p115 isoform X3: MDALCLVLQQDRADAEIASYALGTLGLIMHDKLYEEEEIPAVTAKDSDKLGERFTEIFIKKKENVGLVLDYLEEFDFHVRWPALQLLLQLLTNKAKDVQEMILVSPMGVSKLIDMLSDSREVIRNNSVLLLTLLTKSNANIQKILAFENAFDRLFYVIQEEGNADGGIVVQDCLNLMLTLLRNNISTQNFFKEGNFISRILPLLQLPLIDEWPIQRINNVHSVLQIIRTLVSPTNPAQATSSCQQAMYTSGILKALCDLLVAIGVPRNPLTEAIYTVAELIRGHNDNQSFLESVKSNENPPKDILLLLLYTMLSDKQPFDMRCAVLYVFQCYLYRNDFGKMKIIQKLLPLEKEVTETCISNLLCRGLFSKEPLNSWFSAVALSYALIDNPEGKEKLLNVKLSSNDNEPPTLLQQIVISIQTNDRAQFKIGYLMFLSTWFAHCSLAVESFLKINSGIPYFITQTNRLENEEIEEIVSGLSTFVMGICLAFNPDTVENFKKDSLRHLINKRIGVETFVDKLNDVSRNESYTRASKHPQPTAQDSNSLLLDYEFCKLFKMLEGMIMRALNTLPGQDDSEKLVTNQKQIEELNITVDCLKNELSEKTNRIEELCRLANDFRDDTDRIKTELFRLQENHMSLIQAYQMKENELESYRRLLEMHGIWQNDNSAVNQQQEPMVSATVIAGGLPPLQQQQQPYVEGTTTHQQTLEESFRNDLNV, encoded by the exons ATGGATGCCCTGTGCCTAGTGTTGCAGCAAGACCGCGCAGACGCTGAAATAGCTAGCTATGCTTTGGGCACGTTAGGACTAATTATGCATGATAAATTGTATGAAGAAGaag aaattccTGCTGTAACCGCAAAAGATTCGGATAAATTGGGTGAACGTTTCAcagaaatattcataaaaaaaaaagaaaatgttggATTGGTTTTGGATTATTTAGAGGAATTTGATTTTCACGTACGGTGGCCAGCTCTTCAGTTACTGTTACAATTGTTAACAAATaa GGCTAAGGACGTGCAAGAAATGATTTTGGTCAGCCCAATGGGAGTTTCCAAATTAATTGACATGTTGAGTGACAGCCGGGAAGTAATTCGAAATAAT TCTGTTCTGTTGTTAACACTATTGACAAAAAGCAATGCAAATATTCAAAAGATATTAGCTTTTGAAAATGCTTTTGATCGACTATTTTACGTTATACAAGAAGAAGGCAATGCAGATGGAGGAATTGTTGTCCAAGATTGTCTAAATTTAATGTTGACTCTATTAAGAAATAACATTTCGACACAAAATTTTTTCAAAGAAG gTAATTTTATATCGCGAATATTGCCCCTTTTGCAATTGCCCCTTATTGATGAATGGCCCATTCAGAGAATAAACAATGTACATTCAGTTCTTCAAATTATACGCACACTAGTATCACCAACCAATCCCGCTCAAGCTACTTCTTCATGCCAACAAGCCATGTACACATCTGGAATCCTAAAAGCATTATGTGACTTGTTGGTTGCGATTGGTGTGCCCCGAAATCCATTAACTGAAGCCATATATACTGTAGCAGAACTTATACGTGGGCACAACGATAATCAATCATTTCTTGAATCAGTAAAGTCCAATGAAAATCCTCCAAA ggatattctgttattattgttatatacaatGTTAAGCGACAAGCAGCCATTTGATATGCGTTGTGCGGTGTTGTACGTTTTCCAGTGTTACTTGTACAGAAATGATtttggaaaaatgaaaattattcaaaaactattaccATTGGAAAAAGAAG taactGAAACTTGCATCAGCAATCTTCTTTGTCGAGGTTTGTTCAGCAAGGAACCGTTGAACAGCTGGTTTTCAGCAGTAGCACTTTCATACGCTCTTATTGATAACCCAGAAGGTAAGGAAAAGCTGCTGAATGTCAAGTTGTCGTCCAATGATAATGAGCCACCTACATTACTGCAACAGATAGTTATTTCTATCCAAACA aaTGATAGAGCACAGTTTAAAATTGGCTATCTGATGTTTTTGTCTACTTGGTTTGCTCATTGTTCACTGGCTGTTGAAAGTTTCTTGAAAATTAACTCGGGCATCCCATACTTTATAACTCAG ACGAATCGTCTAGAGAACGAAGAGATCGAAGAAATTGTCAGCGGTCTGAGCACGTTCGTGATGGGTATATGCCTAGCGTTCAATCCTGACACGgtggaaaatttcaaaaaa GATAGCCTCAGGCATTTGATTAACAAACGGATAGGCGTGGAAACGTTCGTGGATAAATTAAACGATGTGTCTCGAAACGAATCGTACACCAGAGCCAGCAAACACCCGCAGCCAACGGCTCAAGACTCTAATTCTCTATTATTGGATTACGAGTTTtgcaaattgtttaaaatgctCGAAG GAATGATCATGAGAGCGCTGAACACGCTTCCCGGCCAGGACGATAGCGAAAAATTGGTAACCAATCAAAAACAAATCGAAGAGCTCAACATCACTGTGGACTGCCTGAAAAACGAATTGTCTGAGAAGACCAACCGGATTGAGGAACTGTGCAGGCTGGCTAATGATTTCCGGGACGACACGGATCGTATAAAAACCGAA TTGTTTAGACTCCAGGAAAATCACATGTCGCTCATACAAGCTTACCAGATGAAAGAAAATGAACTGGAATCGTACAGACGTTTACTAGAAATGCACGGAATTTGG
- the LOC100158925 gene encoding transcription initiation factor TFIID subunit 8-like, whose amino-acid sequence MDKTMERKFLKTTVAGILMENGFQAAEPSAMETLVEMLFSVLSQMGNSSRRYAEVAGRLEPLGADVMMGLIDMGMFKNASSLLAYAKRSNRAVLPSPVPSVQPRQTSNLQAGTRLPHPSYMPSYMPAFPDPHAYIRTPTHKQPVTEYEAIREKSAIQKHELEKSLIKFLLKTGPTESLFLNQENDCFALIANKPQQPAYFSALLPQDQVFDEDPDETEIPVPTKKIKFKKDIQIKEEFDENEEQENENEEEEDINNGDETESKPEEPIDNPFLRPVKYPAAP is encoded by the exons ATGGATAAGACTATGGAGAGGAAGTTTTTGAAGACCACTGTTGCCGGAATATTGATGGAAAATGGGTTTCAAGCGGCAGAACCGAGTGCGATGGAGACCCTCGTCGAAATGCTTTTTAGTG tGCTATCCCAAATGGGAAATAGTAGCCGTCGTTATGCAGAAGTAGCTGGGCGTCTCGAGCCTCTCGGTGCCGATGTTATGATGGGCCTAATTGACATGGGTATGTTCAAAAATGCGTCCAGCCTATTAGCTTATGCCAAAAGATCAAATCGGGCTGTTCTTCCTAGCCCTGTACCATCTGTACAGCCACGCCAAACAAGTAACCTACAAGCGGGGACTAGACTGCCACATCCATCATATATGCCAAGTTATATGCCAGCTTTTCCAGATCCGCATGCATACATTAGGACCCCA aCACACAAACAACCAGTAACTGAATATGAGGCGATCCGAGAAAAATCTGCAATTCAAAAGCATGAACttgaaaaatcattaattaagtttttattaaaaactggcCCTACTGagagtttatttttgaaccaaGAAAATGATTGTTTTGCTT TGATAGCCAATAAGCCGCAACAACCCGCATACTTCTCAGCATTGTTACCTCAAGATCAAGTATTTGACGAGGATCCCGATGAAACTGAAATAccagtacctactaaaaaaattaagttcaaaAAAGATATTCAGATAAAAGAAGAATTTGATGAAAATGAAGAacaagaaaatgaaaatgaagaagaagaagatataAACAATGGTGATGAAACTGAATCAAAACCAGAAGAACCCATTGACAATCCTTTCTTGAGACCTGTAAAGTATCCAGCCGCCCCTTAA